The Mesorhizobium sp. AR10 genome includes the window AGCGCACAGCCGAGCGACAGCACAGGAAGGCGGTGCGGGCGTTGGTGTCCATCATCTCGGCAAAGGCAGCGGACTCGATCTTTTCCACCGGCGCTGCCGCAAAGCCGCCGGCCAGATGGATGGATCCCCACAGATCCGGAACCTGGCCGTAGAACGCCTCGACCTTGGCGGGGTCCGAGAGATCGACATTGTGGACGAGCTGGACGCGATCATGCGTGGCGAAAGGGAAATGCGGGGGTGCGGCGGCATGGGCGTTGGGCACATGGCAGACCGCGCCCTCACCCAGCAGCTTGCCGACAACCGCGCCGCCGAGCGCCCCGGTGCCGCCGGTCACCACAATATGCCTGCCGTCCAGTGTATCCGTCATATTCGACCGCTCCAGTGTTCTTATGCTTATGCCGCGCCGGTGGCGAAAGTCGCGCCTTTCGCCCGATCACTCAACTGAAATCTCGCGACATGGCAGGGTCGCGTCTTTGCATCGCTACAGGCCATCGGCCAGCCGGCATCCTTGCAGCCAGCGCATGACGCACGCTGCGCGGCCAAAATTCAGTCGACGGTTATTTCGATGATGTATGGCAGTCCGGTCGCGCGTGCGCGCTTGAGCGCTTCGGGCAGACCGCCCGTGCCGGCAAGCCGCTCGGCTGCGATGCCATAGGCGTCGGCCAGCTTGCAGAAGTCCGGTGGCGCCGGCGAGACACCGACCGGCTCGACGCCGACATCGAGCATCGAGGTTTCGATCTCGCGATAGCCGCGGTTGTTCCAGACGACGAAGATCACCGGTGCTGCCGCATCGAGGGCTACACCGAGCTCCGGCAAGGTGAACTGGAAGCCACCGTCGCCGGTGAGACAGACGACCGGCACACCGGGCATGGCCAGGGCAGCACCGATCGCCGCCGGCGGCCCAT containing:
- a CDS encoding SDR family NAD(P)-dependent oxidoreductase, which encodes MTDTLDGRHIVVTGGTGALGGAVVGKLLGEGAVCHVPNAHAAAPPHFPFATHDRVQLVHNVDLSDPAKVEAFYGQVPDLWGSIHLAGGFAAAPVEKIESAAFAEMMDTNARTAFLCCRSAVRSMLASATVGRIVNVTARAGLDPRRGAGMVAYAASKAAVAAMTLAMAEELKGKGILVNAVAPSTLDTPANRADMPDADFSKWVSLEAVAEAIAYLASPANLAMSGTLVPLYGRA